CTGCGCGTCGTCACCGACCGCAACCGCGGCGGGATCTACCTCTCGCTCGGTATCGCGATCATCGCGATGTTCGGCACGTTCCTGTTCCTGACCTACTACCTGCAGATCGTGAAGGGCTACTCGCCGATCAAGACCGGCTTCGCCTTCATGCCGATGATCGTCGGCATGATGGTCGGCTCGACCCAGATCGGCACCCGTCTGATGACCCGCCTGCCGGCCCGCATGCTGATGGGCCCCGGCTTCCTGGTCGCCGCGGTGGGCATGCTGCTGATGACGCAGCTGGAGATCGGCTCGTCGTACGCCTCGATCATCCTGCCGGCGATGCTGCTGCTCGGTCTCGGCATGGGTACGGCGTTCATGCCGGCCATGTCCCTGGCCACCCTGGGCGTCGAGCCCCGGGACTCGGGTGTCGCCTCCGCGATGGTCAACACCTCGCAGCAGGTGGGCGGCGCGATCGGCACGGCCCTGCTGAACACGATCGCGGCCTCGGCCACGACCTCCTACATCGCCGACCACATCGGCTCCGCGAGCTCCCGCTCCCAGCAGCAGCTGGTCCAGCTGGAGGGCATGGTGCACGGCTACACCAACGCGATCTGGTTCGCCGTCGGCATGCTGGTGCTCGCCGCGGTGATCGTCGTGACCTTCGTCAACGCCGGCCGCCCGGACGGTGCGACGGTGGCGTCCTCCGAGGAGGGCACCGAGGACGAGGTGCGGGTGCCGGTCGTCGCGCACTGAGGCCGGCGACGACCGTACGGCCGTACCACTTCGGGACCAGGCGTACGTACGGGGATGGGGACGCTCCGTACGTACGACCCCCAGGACCTGCCCCGGCTCGCCGCTGAATGAGCGGTTCAGCGGAGCCAGGGCAGGTCCGCACCCGCTTCACTGGGCTGCAGGCCCTCGGCGACGATCCGCATGATCTCGCCGAGGGCCTTTTGCTGTTCGGGGGTGAGCCGGTCGAACATCGCCTGGCGCACGGCCGCCACATGGCCCGGCGCGGTCTCCCGCAACACCTCCATGCCCGCGTCGGTCAGGACCGCGAACTGGCCCCGCTTGTCGTCGAGGCAGTCCTCGCGCCGGACCCAGCCGTTCTTCTCCAGCCGGGCGACGGCGTGCGAGAGACGGGAGCGGGTGATCTTGGCGTACATCGCCAGCTCGGTCATCCGCAGCCGGCGGCGCGGGGACTCGGCGAGCTTGACCAGCAGGCCGTAGTAGACGTGCGGCATCCCCGCGTCCCGCTGGAGCTGGCGGTCCAGGTGGTCCTCGAGCAGGGTGGTCGCGTCGATGTAGGAGCGCCAGACGTGCTGCTCCTCGTCGGTGAGCCAGCGCGGTTCCGCCGCGGATGCGGATGCGGGCGAGGGTGCGGAGGTCGGTGCCGTATTCATGTACTCCACTGTACGAGAGCTCTCCTTGAATTTTTAACTACTGCGGCGTACCGTCTTGTGAGCAGATAAGCTTTAGATTTGAAGCAAATAACGCTTCAGGTCTCCGGAGGGAGTCGCCGCCATGTCCGCCGCCACGCAGGAGCGCATGCCCGCTCTCTATCTCAGCCACGGCGCCCCGCCGCTCGCGGACGACCCGATCTGGCCCGGCGAGCTCGCCGCCTGGTCCGCCGGGCTGCCGCGCCCCAAGGCGATCCTCATGGTCTCCGCCCACTGGGAGGAGGCCCCGCTCGCCATCGGTGCCACCGAGACCGTTCCTCTCGTCTACGACTTCTGGGGATTTCCCGAGCACTACTACAAGGTGACGTACGCGGCCCCCGGCGCGCCCGAACTCGCCGAGTCCGTACGGAAACTGCTGCGCGCCCCCGGCACGCCCGTGCAGGACATCCCCGACCGCGGCCTCGACCACGGCGCCTACGTCCCGCTCGTCGAGATGTACCCCGAGGCGGACATCCCCGTCCTGCAGGTCTCCATGCCGACCCTCGACCCGGTGAGGCTCATGGAGATCGGCCGCAAGCTGGCGCCGCTGCGCGACGAGGGCGCACTGATCGTCGGCTCCGGCTTCTTCACCCACAACCTCGCCGCCCTGCGGCAGAGCGGCATCCCCGCCTGGTCCGTGGAGTTCGACGACTGGGGCCGCCGGGCGCTGGAGAGCGGCGACTGGGACGCCCTGCTGGACTTCCTCCACAAGACGCCGGCCGGCCGCTACGCCCACCCGCGCACCGAGCACTTCGCCCCGCTGTTCGTGGCGATGGGTGCGGCGGACGCGGCCGGGGAGGCGACGGCGCAGAAGTCGGTGATCGACGGGTTCTGGCTGGGGCTGGCGAAGCGCTCGGTGCAGTTCGGCTGAGGGCCTCCCCGTCGGCGGGCGCCTCCTCGCCGACGGGGCTCAGAGTTCCTTCTCGTGCCAGGCGACGTCCCAGTACCGGCCGAACTTGCGGCCCACCTCGCGGTACGTGCCGACGTACCGGAAGCCGAACCGCTCGTGCAGACGCGTGGACGCCTCGTTCGGCAGGGCGATCCCGGCGTAGGCGCGGTGCAGGTCCTCGTCCGCCAGCGCCTCGAAGAGGGCCTTGTAGAGGAGGGTGCCGACGCCGCGCCGGCCGGCGTCCGGAGCGAGGTAGATCGTGACCTCGACGGAGGTCTCGTAGGCGGGCTTCGCCCGCAAGGCGCTGGATGTGGCGTAGCCAAGAATCCGCTGTGAGTCGTCCCCGGGCCCGTTCTCCTCGGCAACCATCAGCCGGTGCGGGCCGTCTTCAGGGTGGGAGAGCAGCCAAGGGCGGCGCTCTTCCGGCGTGAAGACCGCAGTATCGAATGTGATGGGCGTCTCACGTACATAGTGGTTGTAGATGCTGGTGAGAGCTTCGAGGTCATCCTCGACTCCCGGCCTGACCTGCACCTCTGTACGTTCCGACGGCATCGTGCCTCCTCATGTGGCCGGACAGGGTACTGCAAGATCAGAAAAATAGGGGTGCGGGTTGGGAATTCTGTCCTGATTCCAGTCGTTGTTTCCATCGAACGGCGGGCACTCGAGAAGAGTCCCAAGCGTTCAAGAACCACCCGCCAGCCCACATCGCAAGGGAGCACGCATGGCAACCCGTGCCGTCGCCCGTCGTCAGTCCGCCACCGGCGGGACCGCCGACGCGGCAAGCAGTCGCGCCCATGGCGGCGAGATCGCGGACCGCGACCTGGTCGGCATGTACCTCGACGAGATCGCGCGCACGCCGCTGCTCGACGCTGCCAAAGAGGTCGAGCTGTCGCAGATCATCGAGGCGGGTGTGTTCGCAAGGCAGGTCCTCGACGGGTGCGAGGAGGCCAGGGCGGACGCCACCCGTGAAGAGCTCGAGGCCCTGGTGGCCGAGGGCGAGCGGGCCAAGGACATCTTCATCCGCTCCAACCTCCGCCTGGTCGTCGCGGTGGCCCGCCGCTACCCCCGCAGCGGCCTGCCCCTGCTCGACCTGATCCAGGAGGGCAACGCCGGCCTGGTGCGCGCGGTGGAGAAGTTCGACTACCGCAAGGGCTTCAAGTTCTCGACGTACGCGACCTGGTGGATCCG
Above is a window of Streptomyces sp. DT2A-34 DNA encoding:
- a CDS encoding MarR family winged helix-turn-helix transcriptional regulator, with protein sequence MNTAPTSAPSPASASAAEPRWLTDEEQHVWRSYIDATTLLEDHLDRQLQRDAGMPHVYYGLLVKLAESPRRRLRMTELAMYAKITRSRLSHAVARLEKNGWVRREDCLDDKRGQFAVLTDAGMEVLRETAPGHVAAVRQAMFDRLTPEQQKALGEIMRIVAEGLQPSEAGADLPWLR
- a CDS encoding dioxygenase; its protein translation is MSAATQERMPALYLSHGAPPLADDPIWPGELAAWSAGLPRPKAILMVSAHWEEAPLAIGATETVPLVYDFWGFPEHYYKVTYAAPGAPELAESVRKLLRAPGTPVQDIPDRGLDHGAYVPLVEMYPEADIPVLQVSMPTLDPVRLMEIGRKLAPLRDEGALIVGSGFFTHNLAALRQSGIPAWSVEFDDWGRRALESGDWDALLDFLHKTPAGRYAHPRTEHFAPLFVAMGAADAAGEATAQKSVIDGFWLGLAKRSVQFG
- a CDS encoding GNAT family N-acetyltransferase, encoding MPSERTEVQVRPGVEDDLEALTSIYNHYVRETPITFDTAVFTPEERRPWLLSHPEDGPHRLMVAEENGPGDDSQRILGYATSSALRAKPAYETSVEVTIYLAPDAGRRGVGTLLYKALFEALADEDLHRAYAGIALPNEASTRLHERFGFRYVGTYREVGRKFGRYWDVAWHEKEL